A genomic segment from Fusarium fujikuroi IMI 58289 draft genome, chromosome FFUJ_chr04 encodes:
- a CDS encoding related to endo-polygalacturonase 6, with amino-acid sequence MTDYTEAKVWVFANKTEGTPTIDGLNPTFRLDTIQLPPLKEEQILVKVLYISNDAGLRTFIGCTVDEDRMYVPPIKIGDPMHSGVIGEVLESNSARFKPGDLVMEPYRSWWGDKIILDTDTVQHIAPLPNNLSITHYLGAFGGSGLAGYVGLLHIAQAKPEHTIVVSAAAGATGSIVVQTAVKLLGAKRVVGIAGGEEKCAWVRDYLGAHVCVDYKSPTFVQDLKEATPDEVDIYFDNVGGAVLDGVLTRMKKFGMIAVCGAVSTYNSDRPTMLKNWLEIISQRLTLKGFFLFDHMDKIPDGMEQLIKAAVDGRINVDIENIVPAKIEDMPRAWIDVYNGGNKGKSITKLI; translated from the coding sequence ATGACTGATTATACTGAAGCTAAAGTTTGGGTGTTCGCCAACAAGACAGAGGGAACACCAACAATAGACGGCCTGAACCCGACATTTCGACTAGATACTATCCAGCTTCCACCTCTCAAAGAAGAACAAATTCTGGTCAAGGTCCTTTACATCTCCAACGATGCAGGCCTTCGTACTTTCATCGGCTGCACCGTGGATGAGGACAGGATGTACGTCCCTCCCATCAAGATCGGCGACCCCATGCATTCTGGAGTGATCGGCGAAGTCCTCGAGTCCAACTCCGCACGTTTCAAACCCGGTGACTTGGTAATGGAACCGTATCGATCCTGGTGGGGCGATAAGATCATCCTCGACACCGATACCGTGCAGCATATCGCCCCTCTGCCAAACAACCTCTCTATCACGCATTATCTTGGTGCATTCGGAGGATCCGGCCTGGCAGGTTACGTTGGACTTTTGCATATCGCGCAAGCCAAGCCCGAGCATACAATCGTTGTATCTGCTGCAGCTGGAGCAACAGGGTCCATCGTCGTGCAGACCGCCGTCAAGCTACTTGGTGCCAAGCGTGTAGTAGGCATCGCAGGCGGTGAAGAAAAGTGTGCATGGGTCAGAGATTATCTCGGTGCTCACGTATGCGTTGACTACAAAAGCCCTACGTTTGTGCAGGATCTGAAGGAGGCGACACCAGATGAAGTTGATATCTACTTTGATAATGTCGGTGGAGCGGTTTTGGATGGTGTTCTcacgaggatgaagaagtttggAATGATTGCAGTTTGTGGAGCGGTCAGTACCTACAACTCGGATAGGCCGACTATGCTGAAAAATTGGTTAGAGATCATCTCCCAGAGGTTGACGCTGAAGGGGTTCTTTCTCTTTGATCATATGGACAAGATTCCTGATGGGATGGAGCAGCTCATCAAGGCGGCGGTTGATGGACGAATCAatgttgatattgagaatATCGTCCCTGCGAAGATTGAGGACATGCCTAGGGCTTGGATAGATGTTTACAATGGTGGAAACAAGGGCAAGTCTATCACAAAGCTTATTTAG